The segment CTTCGTTCCTTCGTTCCTTCGTTCCTTCGTTCCTTCGTTCCTTCGTTCCTTCGTTCCTTCGTTCCTTCGTTCCTTCGTTCCTTCGTTCCTTCGTTCCTTCGTTCCTTCGTTCCTTCGTTCCTTCGTTCCTTCGTTCCTTCGTTCCTTCGTTCCTTCGTTccttcgttcgttcgttcgttcgttcgttcgttcgttcgttcgttcttcgttcgttcgttcttcgttcgttcgttcgttcgttcgttcgttcgttcgttcgttcgttcgattgttcgttcgttcgtttgtttgtttatttgggtatttatttgtttgtttgctgtgtttccataatataacaaacatcATGGGCAGCTTAATATAGTGTGGACCTGGTTCGAATCAACCCTCAGACCTGAGCCCTGCATAGGAATTGAGCTTTCAGTCCCTACCCTGTTGCTTGAGTTTCTTGAGGATGCTATTCTAGGACCAATAACATAGTGTTGCTTTCCTTTTTGTCACACCAGAGTTTCTCTTGAAGAGTTCGCTCAACTTCTTAAGCGTAATGGAGTCGTGAATGCAATTAATCTGGATGGTGGTGGTTCGGCAACCTACGTCATCAACGGAACAGTGGTTAGTTATTCTACGGATGAATGGTGAGATTATAATTTGTCATCTGGCTTTTATAGATCTGGTCTGATTTGGGGtttgaaaaaattatattctttacctctgatgcaaaactaacatatATTAAATCTGCTATATCATggaattcaaactgcctctagccaccgagCAAGCCTGGTGGACTAGTGGtagacatctactctagcaatgcaagggtcaagggttcgaatcacacccaagTGATTAGCCTGTGAAttattttttacagaacttggggaaagtactgtgtgtacagtgcttaatacacattggtgaaagggtaaaacaaaattatattcttgATCCCCCATACAAAACTAACATACATTTGGGTTTTAGTATAAGTTATTTTGGGGGTTATCTTGTCCATGAGTCCATATGAAATATAAACTTCTACAACTGTTTTTACTGTTCCTGTCATTTTCAGTGCGGACCGTGTGTACCGATGTCCAAGGGCAGTCTCCACCATACTGTGCGTGCACGAGCCAGAGTGTGACCCGCCAAACTGCAATAATCATGGTGAATGTGTGATGGGTGAATGTCATTGCCATGGTAACTGGGAAACTCCTCGTTGTGACAAGCTAGATTGTGGCTTGTTGAactgcagcaataatggtttatgTACAGAAGGTAAGACTGATGCTTTATATGAACTTGTAGCTCACTTAGTTGGTGGTCATATCTAACCCtactactgtttgaccattcaatatcatttactgtggttttgaatgataatccaatcaatcaatcaatcaatcagtttatttccacagtatcaataACAAAAGACAATTTAGTTGGACTTGAAGAGTTACATAGTTATACTATAAGACTTTATTAAATAAAGATCAAGCTTTGAAGTTCATGAAACTCAGAAGGTACCCATAAAGAAGCGAAGCTTGAAATGCTATGGGTCCCTGAGCAAGTGTGTGCATTAAGCAGCCAATGGTTTGTGATGTCTTGTGGAAGACGCCACTCCAGGTAGGAAAAATCCTCCTGAAAGGACAGGTGTCACCAATAAATTACTTTGGGAATCACCTTTCAGTTGTTTCCCAGACAGTTCTTCTGTAAGGAAATATTGTTAACCCGTCTTGatcgatatggaaaggtttgcggtaacaccgtggtatgactatctctaatgagttggggtggttctgaaaagaaccgttggtttcaactcttgTTTTTTGGAcctttcgatcagtatgctctgatcgtcttctggagaaagcttcttttcagaaccaccccaactcattagagatagtcattacatggtgttatcgcaaccctttccatatcgtatttccaccatgcaaagtttcaaatcctaccatcTTGATCCTCACGTTTACAGATGGGTGCAAGTGCAATAAAGGTTTCATGCCACCAGACTGTTTTCAGCCGTGTGATCAAGGCACCTTTGGGCAGGACTGCCTGACACCGTGCCCGTGTGAACATGGCGGGGACTGTGACCCCATCACAGGGAAATGCCAATGTCTTCCGGGATATGCAGGCAAGCACTGTCAGCTGAGTAAGTTCACTCATGGTCTTTTGGGCCCaagtttttatttagttttttttttattgtccaCAAGTTGAAGCAAGATTTACTACTTTGACTCGCTGggcgaccattggttgactactgtggtcgaccatttagAACCAGCCTCACCTGTTAAAATGCGCAAGTTTGTTTCCTTTATTCATTAAAGCAATGTATGTGGGTATGGTCCAAGGAATGTTTAAATCAGGGTAAGACTTGCCAGTCTATTCTGGTTCACTGcagtcaaaaaaattaaaatttcagcTTTTGTAAAATCTTCAAATTGCATTTATACAAAGACTTGTAAAAAAGaactttgaaattaaaattgctTTTGAAGTGTGTAAGCACCTTTACGATTCAGTTTTTGATCTTGCACTATTTATACTTTTATAATGCCATTACTATGAGCTCTGTTAGAATGTTTGAGATATGATGGACACTATAGGAATCCACTTTCAGTTTTTTGTTACCCAAATACAAAAGTGTCCAAAAATTGTTTCCCGCCATATCTCCAAATTGCTAATTCTCTTGATGTATTATTGCAGTCTGTCCATACGGCTACCATGGTCCCGACTGTAAGCAGAAATGCAAGTGTGATGATGCTGCCTGCGCTTGTCATCATATTACTGGATTGTGTACATTTGGCAGCAATGATACTGCCTATGCGGAACTTATGAAAGGTGAGTTTATTTCCATTTGCTCTGAGGACTGTACATTGGGAAGTCATAATTTTCCAGCGCTGGGGTTAGCTTGTCCAGTAGTGTCCTTAACCATTTGGTGTCTCTGCGCCCTTTTTTCCAGGCTCACAAAGTACTTATTCCAGTAACAAAAGGCTGTAAGCAataaaatggctcctgacataAAAACTGCGGCATTACTGTTAGATTTTTGTTGCTAGAATTATCCAATGCCAAATTTAACCTTCCTATGATGACTAATGAATTGCAGAGAGAACCTTTCACACTCAGTTGTCTTGAAACCCCAATTTTTCATATTAATTGTTTACACCTTTTCTCCGATAACTTTTCGTTAcgtcttttttatttatgcacACAACAAATGTTATTAGTACCCCACTTGTTTCTTGCCTAGCAAAGGAATCTGCAAAtcataattttctgctaaacagctttatgaaattgggcccaggtcacaaCCAAACCAGTTATTTTGTCTGGctttccacaccatgcaaatctTCTTATATATTTTGATTTCTTATCTGTCTTCACAGCTGGACAGTGCCTTGCCAATCGTGCTCTTAATGCCCAAAACCTCAGCCCGGAGAAAACCTTCTTCCAAGAACCCTATGCAATAGTTTGTGTGGTTGCCACGGTGATAGCAGTGGTTAGCCTGATGTGCAATATAGCCCTTCTCTGTTATCGCTGTGCTTGCCGCATTACGTCTCATCCGTACCTGGTGTGTCCAACATACAGAAGGGCTCGCAAGTATCACATGATCAAACAGAGAGATCTAGAATTTGATGATACAGAAGAGACTGAGTCAAGTTTATGAGTTCAGTTGATATGGATGTTGACATTCTTAGAGGCCTTTACAGTATGACACAATAAAACGGAACAATCTGCGACTCACTAAGTTGACCCAAGTTGTCGCGTTGTCGTATGTTTGAGTCAAGCTAAACCATCTGGCCCTTTTACCCAAACCCTTCGGGTCCGTCTCAGGCTTGGCTCCATTATACATTTTTGGAGCAGCCTGTTTTTTTGCACAGTGGTTCAAACAATAGTACAGAGACTggagccgaggtttgagaaaggcctcATGGTTTCTATTAAAAAAGGAAACGGATGCCAGACGAGCAAGTATGCTTATCACATTGTCAGTCAGAGTACAGTAATTAAATCAATGATACGCACAACACATTGTCAGTCAGAGGACATACTGTTTAACATTAAAGCATTACTCAAGTTGTAGTGACTCACTGACTATGGCTCACAATTTCATTGCTCATTTGAGTATTATAGGGGCTGAAGAGTCATGGTTGCTCATTGGCTCATTGGCTCATTGGCTCATTGGCTCATTGGCTCATTGGCTCATTGGCTCCTTGTTGTGACAATTCTTTTGCATAATCAAAATTGAGTGACTTCAGTTTTGATGGTGCAGAAGCTGAGCTcgcttcaaataaaaaatgttgttgcgttgaacaaagacaaatttactagagcggtgTGTGaatcaacgacctccggattaatgtgctggagttctatcaactgagctatcactATGTTGGCACCCGCCCTATTTTGCCAACATCGTTGTTCGAGACAAAGCATGACAGATGAGGGTTTTTCCAAATCACCAGTTTCTATAAAAGTACTGTACGAACTATATCATAGCAAatacattatttgtataaatgGACATTAATCTTGGGTCTAATTTGTTTCTGGGGAAGGTACAATATAAATTTCGGAAATTTATTGGTATTTCTGTAGTGCTTTTTTTACATAGAAGAAGAACCCACTAAGAAAGTCGGACATTATTTATATCCATGTTCATTTAATTAAATTACTTTATACATTTCTGGTGCATTATaagaagttattttttgtttctttggaatgtatattttgtaaatCTTGAGATTTATCTATTTCTGTTTCTTTAACCCTGAAGAGCCTAATATTTAGGTTTTCATAACGTTTGTGAATATCTTTAAAATGTTGGTAaaggtttttattattaatcaGTTTAATGAATTAACTTAATAATGACGGTGTCTCAATTAggtaattttatttaaatttaacttCCATTTTACTGTTGAAAATCTTAACAGTTTTTCAACAACTTTGTAATAAGACAATTTTAAAACGAACTcccttttttgaaataatgaatCGACGTTCAAAGTAAAGACAAAGACAATGTTAGTATTGGTATTAATAATGATGTTTTCTGTTCAGAAATAAGGTCATTAGTGCAATTTGCATGGATCTCATAAATTTACTTTTGcttattttggagctcctggtaaatagTGCTTATTtccaaaaagaaataatttgttttccatagtaaaacatctgttaattttgagttatttgttttaaatctgaACAAATAATAGTATTAGGTTTTGCAAATTGCTTACCAACCTAAATGACCTATGGTATTGCAATAGAAATTAGTGGTCTGATGTTtaaccccagcagagtctttttcaagGGCTTAATTTGTATGATGTTGTACTCTTGAAGTTTCAGGGAATAgtctaataaataaattataatcattacatttaaatgtattttgatAACATCAAATTGTGTACCccaaacaatgttttgttttttaaatttaatttcacaTGCTTCCTCTTCATGGCCACTACTATTTTCAAGGCAACTTGGCCACTTATACCTAATGGTGTTAGTTTAAACCCTACTGTTGTGTGTGAACAGTTCATGTAGTTTTGTAGGGTATCATACTCTTTAACCAATCTGGCTGTTTGTTCTGCAAAATATGGGCAAGATCAAAGAACAATCTAAAtgttagataataataataatatggatttacaATGCTCCCTTCTCCAGAAAACCaatcaaggcgcctacacaaaaagaaaaagcataatacaatagaaaatgaagaataaacataATTGAACTTAAATAAAACCCAATGAAAGTCGAAGTGAACAGGTGTGTTCTTAGTTCCCACTTGAAGTTGTTGAGTGATGTTGTTTGGCGAAGTGAGACAGGGAGCTTAATTCATAGGGCAGGACCATTACACTCAACCAGCTGTCAAACTTATTAACCAACTAAGAAAAAATTATCAACAACTATCAGGAACTACCACAAACCAGGAaatatagggggggggggcagtgttGTAGTCAAGACCTGAAGGTCACCGAGACACAAGGTGGAGGTTGCCTGAAAATTTCACAGCACTTCGAGGGCCTAAATttctgaaattaaaaacaagtaCTCCATAACTTTGTTGAGTAGTTCTAAAAGAATATAATTATTAAAGTCTGATATTGAGCTAAATTGGATGAATCAGCTGAGTTGTAAAAAAGTATAGGCCTATCTTTCAAATTTGGACAAGAAATTTCTTGAGAAAGtatataatttttaatttgGACATCAATCACACAAGCttttgcattttaatgtttCCAAATTCATCCTATTGATTGCCTTGTTGATGTTTTCAGGACCCCACAAGGgtcctttttgtacaaaataagtGATAAAAGTGGTTACAAGATATGGAAAGTTTTCCGACcgaataaaaattataaaagagCGACCTCTCGTGGCAAGTTTGTTCGATGTCATTAGACAGGCCTAGTCCGCTGCTGAGCTAGAGAGTACACACAGCTCGCATGCACATATCGCTGGCTGCTTCTCTCACACGACTACCCTGTATAGGCCGTCTTTTCCAGGTGTGTTCGGTGACCATAAATCAGGTAAATatctcttttgttctcaggtctcATTTGTTCCTAATATGCTCGTCTAATTACTTATTGTCCTATGGTATATGTAGATTACAATTATATATAGACAGCACATAAATCTTCATTATATTATAGTTTTGAGTTCTGAAATAAGAAATTAGTTCCAGGGCCACCCCGTGTGGTGAACGGTCGTGTCCCATTGCATAGCGCGGCGAAGTCGTGTAACTTGGACCCttgcttttttttaatgtgtcgTGGAAGTACATGACGTTCACTTCCTAGTCCCACTGCCCTTCATTGTCTGATGTGCTTAACTTGTTGTTTCGAACAGTTTGCACAATCATGGACAACAAAGATGCAATTCCAACAACTTTCATAGAACAAGTTTCAAAAGATTGGTCTATTTTATATCGATCacgttgttgtttattttaaattccCTGTCAAACACACATGTGGAGAACATCAGATTGTGTGGTTGAGACAAAAATAcccatattttttttgaacaatAAATTTAGTGAGTGACTCAGACCATTTTGAGTGAACTGGGGGGAGATATTTGTGACCACAAACCACAGTTTCTGCATCATGAGGTTATTATTTCTGTGATGCTGTGGTTGCTATATTTGTATAACGTGTAGCACGTTTGTTTAAATACAGgtttaaaaaatagttgtaagTTCTAAATAAAACTAATGGCTTTCagtctaataaaaacaaattgtatataCGCTATGATTTATCACaatattatgattatgattaacTATTTATAGTGCTGATAACCCATTCTAATTACTGCATTTGTTTACACTGAACACAGTGTAAGAGTGTATGATGAATCAAACTGTCCATTTTTATTCATTATATCAAAAATTAGATGAAAACTTTCGGACATAATAAATGAGAAAGTGTCAGTCAAATTTGGCATCTTCAGTCTACAATTTTCTCTACATGTATGACTAGTAGTTAATTCTTATTCTTTttttggccattaaacaattacaaacacaaGCAGACAGTGTGTAAATTTAATAATATAACTTATACAAAAGTAAATACGAAGCAAGACAAACAGTAAGGGCataggaaattacaaaatcaTGTGATTAGCTTatcaagatttgaaactttgcatgaagtGAGGGAAGTAAGaactaagttaagaagagtgTAGCCCTAGGAAAATATTTTGCCAAAtattcacaacaatgcctggtTCATACCTCCTTCGAATGTGAATGTGATGCGAATGTTGACTTCGCAAATTCGCAACTATCAATTGGGAAGAGTTCAgcctgcgaaacatttgcagcgaaaacctcttgcaactttgatgaccaattgagtcaacttTTAACAgatgatgaccaattgagtcaacttttcacagatttgttattttatatgttaggatacaccaagttaagaatactggtctttaatttgaccattaccaaatgtgtccagtgcctttaagttccaATGTGTAAATTACTCTTTCCACCACCCTCCTCAGCATGGCCACCAACAGCATCTACAAGAATAATGCTCTGAACCCTCAAGAGGTCTCCAGCATCACCAAGATGCTGTCCATGGGGAATGTCTTGACGCGTTTCTTTGGGAAGAAGAAACCAGAGAAGAGATCCTTTGAAATCAGCATGGACACAAGACAAATCCTGTGGAGACGGCAAACAGGAAGGACTGATGGTGCTGGTAAGtggaatattaataataataataataataataataataataataataataacaaccgcatttctatagcgcctaacacctccaaaagaaagtctctaagcgctcagaggaaacaaaagaataattatGTATGATGATTTGAATGgatatgttttgagaagagtcttgaaacttgagatcgtggtggcttgtttgatgtgtagagggagattgttccataagtgAGGTGCAGCAAACTGATAACTACGTTGACCATATGCTTTGGTGGTAACTTTAGGGATAACGAGGGTGTCTTTGTTAGCAGAACGGAGGTTTCTCGTAGGAGTGTATGGAGTTAGTAGATCTTTCTGGAaggaaatataataataaccagGCCTCAAACTTTTTTTGGGGAAATCCACAAGATCGCAggctcagaatctttactggaccgggattttatttacaagaccaaaatcaaaatgaggagagactagaatcaaaatgagaatacAGTTTTATCATCTGaatagtgttgtagccacggtgggcgttGCTGGGCAAGCCTGctcagcactctgagcaaaatactaTATGCTGCTCCACAGCTAATGGTAAGGAGTTAAAAAGAACACAATCCAAAGGCCATTCAATTCAACTTGTTGCATTGCCCCATGACACAAACAGTTTGGGAACCtggccccacttcagcaataatggccccaTGATTAACCATGACTATTTTTGTTGATCTCCTTGCCCTCGGTAGACtttcaacaaaatttgatttattgcccaccacaAAAATTGGTCTAGGCTACAACCCTGCATCTgaactgtttcatttgaacaaaacactaAGAGAAGATTTCTCTCTTCTGTTAAATGGGTCATGCAGAATTGcaagatatttgtgagactcagACTCAACATTTGAACGTAGGTGTAAACTTTCTCATGTAGctgcaaagtttttttttttttatcatggccaggcctgtatgcttcatatttgaaagggcaagggcaccaaggcattttctccttggtaaagggtaccctatgagaaaattgcaaaattctactggggcatttaaagggcaccaagacaatcgccttcgttgcctccgtgaagtatcaggcctgcatggcTATCATCAGTTTCAGAGTTCTATCATTTGAAAGAAAGATTATTCTAAGAGGCTTTGGTTACCAAGAAGATGTCATTtgtaaagtttttatttttgtgaggGCCATTGGGTTATTCACACAGAATGAAAACAACCACCCCATGGTGCTGGAGTCAGGGTCTCAGGCTTTTATTACAAGTGGTGTTCAGTGTTGCATAACATGATAACTCTTAACAAATGTGTCCTTCATGACATGTACCATTGGTGTACTTCAGTCATTTGTCAGTGTAAGAGATTGCATTGTACATTATGCATTAATGAGTAATGCAAGTTGCTTGCTTTGAGGAcctaaaatttacccagtcatttttccttgtggtttattacttgaaatttgaaataaagATCCATTtcctgctgcttcccaggttgttacatgtatgtggacttgggtgtgatccttggTTCATACAGCAGTTaggccatggaggtagaaatagattgaatggcttttgactggcaccctcgaacaagaaattcacaaaatattaaGGCGATCGCCTACAACAACATGAGGGCTTGGTAGATCAGTTTGGAGAGCGCCTGCTTGCTATTCTGGatgttgcaggttcaaatcctgct is part of the Asterias rubens chromosome 4, eAstRub1.3, whole genome shotgun sequence genome and harbors:
- the LOC117288788 gene encoding N-acetylglucosamine-1-phosphodiester alpha-N-acetylglucosaminidase-like codes for the protein MAAPMWQFFVIAIWLKINIFMSVNNAESLDMSQGVVQVDVLTPYADEFHGSPHSPRHARDCQPIKYANSTIESQASHGFSASQVTLPITSTRQFMDSSIYFRTSFGHLTVVNDPARTLSVLEPFQKDGCSLGLRVPVTRSRLQKNCLLATNAGFFNTHTGDCYGNVVSEGRLVKNGHGVQNAHFGIRADGSLVFGYLSEFDLLDEENPFLQLVGGVGWLLRDGEVYVEESKKVECKKSEETGSIESFFNVVAARIAVGSDKEGHVIIAHVDGKSDSTGVSLEEFAQLLKRNGVVNAINLDGGGSATYVINGTVVSYSTDECADRVYRCPRAVSTILCVHEPECDPPNCNNHGECVMGECHCHGNWETPRCDKLDCGLLNCSNNGLCTEDGCKCNKGFMPPDCFQPCDQGTFGQDCLTPCPCEHGGDCDPITGKCQCLPGYAGKHCQLICPYGYHGPDCKQKCKCDDAACACHHITGLCTFGSNDTAYAELMKAGQCLANRALNAQNLSPEKTFFQEPYAIVCVVATVIAVVSLMCNIALLCYRCACRITSHPYLVCPTYRRARKYHMIKQRDLEFDDTEETESSL